The genomic window ACCTCACCATCGTGACCGACTACTTCGTCATCTGCAGCGGGACCAGCAGCAACCAATTGCGGGCGATTTTGGAGGGCGTGCAGAAGAGCCTAGCGGAGGCCGGCGTGTACCCGCTGCGGCAAGAAGGCGACCACACGACACGCTGGGCGCTGCTGGATTACGGCGGTGTCGTCGTGCACGTTTTCCACCACGTGGAGCGGGACTTTTACGAGTTGGAGCGGCTTTGGGCCCGCGCCCCGCGTGTCGAGTGGCGGCAGGACGGAGTCGCACAAGAAGCCGCGAGCGCTCAGCCTCGTGCCGACGAACGCTTCGGCTAAAGGCTGCCCGGGCGCGCTCAGCCAAGCGGTCCACGTCATCGCCGGCGACGCTTGACGACCCGTGGGTTATCGTCTATAATCAATGGTGCGTCCAGACGTGGGGCCGTAGCTCAGCTGGGAGAGCGCGTGAATGGCATTCACGAGGTCGGCGGTTCGAGCCCGCTCGGCTCCACCACTCGCAAACCCCGCCGGAGACCCAACTACGGCGGGGTTACGTTTTTCCAGGCAGCTCCCCAACCCTCCATGGCGTACTTTCGCGCCTCTAATGCTCTCGGCTACACCCTGGCAAGCGCTC from Bacillota bacterium includes these protein-coding regions:
- the rsfS gene encoding ribosome silencing factor, producing the protein MTEREVAIRAARAADEKKAEDVLILDLRDLTIVTDYFVICSGTSSNQLRAILEGVQKSLAEAGVYPLRQEGDHTTRWALLDYGGVVVHVFHHVERDFYELERLWARAPRVEWRQDGVAQEAASAQPRADERFG